Part of the Onthophagus taurus isolate NC chromosome 11, IU_Otau_3.0, whole genome shotgun sequence genome is shown below.
AACGGTAACGGGAATAGACATTTCGAATCGCGATAAATACCCTCGCATCGTTTACAATAATGTAGGTATTCAATGGTCTCGTTCAATAGATAGCAGCGAGCTCCATTGTTCGAGGATAATATTTGCAAAACGCCATAAAACAGTATTAAATATACTTTATCGGTTTTTAGGTGGATATAATGCGTATATTCAATACATGACGGTATTTATTGGacggttaaaaataaaattaatactattTCCCAAGTTAcgtttatcaaaaattttactatgtcatttaataaattttacaaaaacaccGCATTCCAATAAATGTaacaaaattgatattttgttattaattcattttttcaacttttatatatatacataaagTCGAAATCGATATCCAATTAGGGGAACAATCGATAGTAATTATCGCTTGCAAGTGCACGGTTTAAATCTCCAATTAATTCCAAATTAattgcttaattaatttaaaacggaCGGAGACGTCTTAAATAACGTCTTAAACGATTAATAGACAAGGTGTTccaaaaaattccaaaataacAGACACTCGACAAACAAATTAATGACGACTAAAtcaaattaacatttttattaagtttttatataaaaaagtcattttatcttaattaggGTTAAATTCCCCTAAATTTGTTGTTTGCGTGTGTAATTATGCAAATAATTGTTGATTCGAACACTAAAAGCATGCAAGATTTCTTTATGGGTTTCTATattctatacagggtgagtcaataGTGCGGGGACGGAAGATAGTGGCTAtactattgaaaataaaagaaatgtttttatgcCATCATATATTACCATCAAAGCtgtatcgattaaaattattttcagctatacagggtgtttcactaTTCCAGGACCATActcaacttcatttttttaaatggaacgctatgtatttttttacatattctgaTTTGCTGTCTTAAATGCTACGACTGCAtatcttgtttttaaattttgaatgcaAGGTTgccaagttattattttttttgtgaaaaagtttgaaaattcaggtggtcacttaaaattcgttatctgcattaatattgaatattGAAGATTGCAATTTGGGGTGTCGATAAACAAAGCTTGGGTCTTTCGAACACTGTTCATACTATTGGATATCattgtacagggtgtttagCAAAAGCGATTAATTTATGCAATGTTTGGAGAAccataactttgttattttaaatggaacaccccgtaTTTTTCTAAGGTTTCGGATAGCCTTATtaattctcttttatttttgttaagcaTATGATATATCTAATACGtgtactttttgagaaaattagactgttttaaaaatgtcagtataaacgtgatttatttacaaaatgtaGGCTATGgaacaacatttttgaacataTAAGTAAGTTTATGTCGAAAAAGATATAGGTGCAAtacacaatattaaaaaaaatacaatgaaGAATTAAGCAACAaccattaacaaaacaaaattaaagtaaatgttCAATATAGCCTCCTTGTTGTTGAACACAAGTTTCAATTCGtctaagaaatgaaacattaaCGTTCTGCAACATGTTTACGTTTATTGTTTCAAACGCATCGCGAATACGATTCATCATATTTGCTTTCGTCGTTGGTGGTTCTTCATATACCAAGCTTTTTACATAtccccacaaaaaaaaatctaattttgtcaaatccGGAGAACGTGGTGGCCATCTAACAGGACCTCCTCTGCCTACCCACCGATCAACAAAAATTCTGTCTAAATGTCTTCTAACTATCCTACTATAGTGAGGTGGCGCACCGTCGTGCTGAAACCACATTCTTTGCCGAACGTTTAGTGGAACATCTCCTAAAAGTGCTGGCAggtgattttccaaaaaattccAATAAGATTCTCCGTTAACGTTTCCCTCGAAAAAATACGGCCCGATCAAACAAGATCCTACTATCCCTGCCCAGACATTTACAGACCATCGATGTTGGTGGTCTACTGGTCGTATAAAATGAGGATTGATAGTATCATAATAATGAAAGTTATGGCGGTTAACGTAGCCATTTTTGTGAAACGTTGCCTCATCGCTGAATAatagataatcaaaaaaattatactctTGTTGAACTTTTTCTAATGCCCATTCCGAAAATTCTAGCCTTTTCTGGAAATCAGTTGCATCAAGTTCTTGTACTAATTGAATATGGTATGgatgaaatttatattttcgtaagATTCTTGAAACAGACGTTTGGCTGACGTTAAGCTCATTGCTTATTTTGCGTGTACTAGTGTGCGGGTTTTCAACTACCTTTAATAATACAGAAAGTTCGTTCTCTTCCCGAGTGGTTCGTTTCTCGCGATCTTTTTTTTCGTATTTGACGTGTCCTGTTCTTTCAAACCTTTCTTGAAGGTTTTCAAATGCTTCAACCCTAGGATGCCTACGCTCTGGAAATTGTTGAGCGTAAAGTCTAGAGGCAAGAAATGGATTTCGCTCTCCCGCACCCAAGAAATATACCATATCAATAAGTTCTTCTTGactaaaattcattttaatcaaacaaCAGATTTTGGAAACACGTTATGAACAAACAAAGAGAAATCaaaacttaattgtttgaCACTTCGTATTgctataaaaatcttttcaaagcctacttttttttaataaatcacgtTTATGCCGACATTTTTAAAGCAGtctaattttctcaaaaagtacaCGTATTAGAGATACCATATgcttaacaaaaatgaaagataatTAATAAGGCTATCCGAAACCTTAGAAAAAtacggggtgttccatttaaaataacaaagttatggTTCTCCAAACATTGCATAAATTAATCGCTTTTGctaaacaccctgtacaatGATATCCAATAGTATGAACAGTGTTCGAAAGACCCAAGCTTTGTTTATCGACACCCCAAATTGCAATCTTCaatattcaatattaatgcagataacgaattttaagtgaccacctgaattttcaaactttttcacaaaaaaaataataacttggcAACCTtgcattcaaaatttaaaaacaagataTGCAGTCGTAGCATTTAAGACAGCAAAtcagaatatgtaaaaaaatacatagcgttccatttaaaaaaatgaagttgagTATGGTCCTGGAAtagtgaaacaccctgtatagctgaaaataattttaatcgatacaGCTTTGATGGTAATATATGATGgcataaaaacatttcttttattttcaatagtaTAGCCACTATCTTCCGTCCCCGCACtattgactcaccctgtatatatacagggtgacaTAGAAAAAAGTACATTGCATAGTGCCACACAATAGAGGAcactaaaataagaaaaaaagttcCTATGAACATGGGTCCGCAAGGCCTACGGTTAAAAGATACGGGgtgttgaattttattttttttgggtttttttttttgaatatctttAGCCAGAGACGCAAAAAATGGATAAAATGTGGTATACAGGGGTTTTTTATCATGCTAAATTCAAATGTGATCTTAGTTTTATGATTACTGATGGAAAGCGCTACATACATACAGGGTTCCATCTTTATTGATTCAGTcctaactttttcttttttgctaTACACTGTATGTCATTTTCGActgaaaaaatttgttatccaTGCATCTGAAAGCCGACAATGCATgctaattattcaaaaaacgCCAAAGTAACCTTTGCAAAAACAATGATAAATAACAATTGAATAATGTGTCATAATTTAGTGTCCTCTATTGTGTGGCACTATGCAATGTACTTTTTTCTAtgtcaccctgtatatatagaaattttagtaatttaaggtgtcatataaattaattgtgttGTAAACATAATTTGTTCTTTAATTGATACGGTTAATTAGTTTCTAAATGGAACGAAATCGAATAGATAGAGAATTGTGTAAGGTAATTGGCGGTGCTGTGCTTGAACAGACAAGAGAAGCAAACGTGTACGCTTCCGGACAAAGCTCGACGTTTCTCGTTTCAGTATTACGAACGTGAATGCTGTATCGGTGTTCAATGGCGGATTTGTACCATTGTGTTGTGCGTACAAGCGCTAAGTTTCCAAGTGAAATAACCCGCAATGTTATAAAAGTTATCCCACCacgttcaattttttttcttgaccATGACAAATAGTCTAAAGTCTACTAGAAGATGGCGTTTTTAGATGGATAGcggtaaatttttaattccgGAGTTCCGTATAAATCCCCGAAGCGATCCAATAAAATTCACCGgacaaagtttttaaatagttaTGAGTTACGACGTGGCTCCTAATAAACTgtctaaattttaatgaagGGGAAGGTCGTCGCCTTCGCCCGAAGTATGGACTGCGACCCTGCCGGCGCGTAACGAGTGCAAAATTAAAGACGTTAAAACGTCTTGCGCCCCGAAATTATGGTCTTatcttttattcataaaaccCCATAAGGCGCACCACGGTTTCTCTGAAGGAGGCGTTGGCGTCGTCGTCCTGGTCCACAACCGCATCGAGTGGGATACCCTATTAGTACTAAATAACACTTACGCTCCCTTGCGAGAGCTGGTCGAGACGATGTTCACACTGAAGTTTTAGCGATCTACTCTAAGAGGCCACACTAAATTTTAAGACTTCCGCTGTTATTCCTACCACCTGCACCGCTTCTAATAATAGCCACATTGTATACAAAACCACTTTGCGTTCTACAACTTCTTTAATAGATATTATTCTTTGctaaaatttgataaacatCGATGCAATTATGACGTTCCCAGGTGTGCAACTGAACCTAATAACTAACTGTTAGCATTTGTCCGGCGTAATTCAGGTCATTGTGTTATGATTGCTGGTACCGGGAATCCAGGAACGGCGGCAGTACTGTGTTTGGGGAAGCCCCTGTCAATTAATTCAACTGGACGCGTTCGTGTTTAACCTATCGACGTGTGTGCGTCAGTAAACGAAAAGGGGGGCACCTCTCCACCCTGGGCTCCGTGGCCAATTGACCACACACAATGCCCCGTTTGCTCCGTCCGCTTAAGCAGCCTTTGATCGTCCGCCCAACGGCCACCCAGCCATGAAAAAAGGGCACTCAGGTGTGACCGAGTCCTTTAATTAGCTACTGTTGATCTTTGTATTTGAACCGCGGAAAGCGTCGCCAGAGCGaggtttgaatttttaattacataacCGCGAGAGAACTTTTCAAAGTTGTTtaactttttcctttttgcACGAATCGTAAGAGTGTAATTAAGCGAAACATTCGTTTTCGTATTCTCATTTCCCAAGACTTATTGTATTTACTTTCCGGTCATcctaatattataattattgatcaagTTGAGGCTGCAAATTCAAGTTGATGAATTTGAGCTTTCTTTAGCTACTCATATTGAATCGCAAAAACCAACTCATAATATCGCAAATAAATAAAGGATGTCTtcaattttttacataaaatctaCCTCTACAATTTCTAGTTTatgattttcatttaataaagtAGTATATGTTTATAACTCAGTTTCATTTTATACTAAGAAAATATTGTTGACATGAACAAACGTTAGAATCACATATTACTCTACACACTCTGCTTTATGGTGCTTTCATTATATTATGTTACGGTTTCCGGAAAACATCAGGGAATCACGTAGACCGAAGTCGTCGTCGACGAGTGAAACGACAATTGGGATTTAAGTGACAACGAAAAATAGCTGCGAGTATCAAGCTTTGTACCGTTGCAAAACGTCTTCGTCTGcatcaatttcaatttcatcGAGTTGTAATTCGCAACATGTTTTCGTCACAATCCAAGTCTTGGTGGTTTCCGTTTCATTTTAGTGATAAATAATggctaaaaatttaaagaatgttGTAACGGGGTTAGTATATCACAGCGAAATCGTTCCAATTTGTTGGATGGCGTTTTACTCGGATTTTTCGCGATGTTTCTCTCTCGAATAAAATAACAGCtgcacttttattttatcctTTGATGTGGGAGTTCTTTGTCAGCgatatattttgttattcaaCAAATATTTCAACATGAAAATGTTGCTAGCCCAGAAATATCCGGTCCGTCTCGGGAcgtaaaagaattaattggtGCTAAATTTTTACGagaaaagatataaaataaagggGTCGTTTACCATTTATTTACCGctgttaataataatcagACCATCGTGCCGTATAGATGCCCTCGTAAACCGGAtatgtatttgttttattgcACGCCTCGGAGCCAAAAATGGATTCATCATAAACTGGGGGTGGTTTTTATTCGTTTCATTTATCTTCCACCCCCTACGCTCAAAGCGACTTTCAAGTTCCTTGGAACCTCGCTAATTAGTTGCCggggtaaaagtttttttccgtGTCGGTTGCGTCTCGTAGATCACCTCCCGGCAACAACTTCCCTTAATGAAAACGTTTTCTCCGCCATTTTGCCTCTCACGCCACCGGCGCACCACTGCTGAATATTAAAAAGTCCCAGGTCTTTACACTGGATGGAAGGCGTTGCCAAAACCGTAAATCTTGCGGTTTACGACCCCGCGAAAGGAACTGGTCGGTTAAAGCTCGGTTTAATCGTAGCTCTGACGAAGAGAAGAAGCTATTTTAAATCGTTAACAACGAATTTTGACAGACTCGAGAAGGGTTTCAATTAAGCTTACCGAGAAAAGAGGTTTCCGCGAGTATTTCCACAAATTATCATATTCCAACTGGTCTAACTGTTCTCTTTTACATCCCATCATGAATACGAATACAAAATAGCTACATATTTTATGCAGtcataaaacatcaaaatgtaacaaaaacGGTTCTTTATTAAgatgttttataaataaataaggatcaatttgaaaaatcaaaagaGAGCTTCATAGTtctattcaaaatttaaaagttcgCGGTGCGGTGTTTCGTATTCATGTGTGCGAGGgtgttttacataaaattcttATAACCTTAAACAGCGGGTTCTGTTTAAAAGATCCCGTGAGTTCAATTTAAGTGGAGTGGAAGAGAGAAGGAGAAAGCTTCACTGAACGCCTAACGAACTTTGACTTTGCGCCCCCGCTAAGGTAACGACACCGTTTCTTTTCtccttatattatttttttaaatcaggGATCCGAGGGGTTTTCCGTccgtatttaaaattaagaactgTTAAATTTTTGAACCGGTCGTCCTTTTCGTCGGACCTTCTACAGCTCTCCCAACGATGAATTTTTAAGTACGTCACCTCGGGTGACGCCTCGTAATGGATTCTCCGGTGTCGGCGCGTATATTTTTAGTATGGAACGTTTTAAAGTTTTCCCAGTTAATACAATTACGAGCCCGGCTCATAAACGTCCGCCTCGAACTTTCCCCGTAAAAAGACCCGCCACACGGCGACCCTTTAAATCAAGTATAGAAATTCTCTTTCGGTTTATGCACACCATAAAACTTGTCAACCTCAAGATACTAAAGACCGAATGGCTTTTGTTCCGTCTCTTGacggttttattaataaatccgATATCTACTTTGAAACCGTCATCTTCGTCATCACGATATCTACACAGATTGGCTGGTTAATTGGAAACTTCAATCACGCGAACGGGGGCGATACGAGTCGTCGAGATCCGGCACGGTTTCAATTTATTCGATTCGGTTTCAACCAAGACCCTCAAGCGTCCGGTGTAATTTACTTCTGTATATCAGGTTTGTAGCGTCCGGGAATGACAACGGTACCCGGTTGGCCACGTAGGGGGGTCCCATCCCTTTGTTACGAAGGCCTCACTGATCTCTCGACGGATTTCGGTCGTAATCATGCTATTTTACTCTATCCTGTCGTCACATGTTCTCGTCAGATGGGAATTAAATATCCTGACcgttttagttattaaaatctattttatttacttttgtaAATGGATTATGCATTAAACATATTGCATAATAATAACTCTGATAAAACATTTAACCTTTATAATTACTTGAAGCGTGCGAGGAATATACGATCCTCGGAACAAAAGTAGATCACGATAGACGATGGGGCAACATATAAAGGTCATAAATTTCCTTATTCGgtcaaacaaaattttgtaaaaacggCATAACGTCCAGAAGTTAAGAGAGTTAAAAGTCAGAAGTTAGACAATAGTTGACGAAGTGCAAGAAAAAAACGAGGAATGAGCCAGAAGAtgactaaacccaaatgattctagttctaggtatacagggtgattcacataagaaccgacacagagcagggacatgtagaggacaataaattaagatgatttaacgtaacttacctctatactaagttgtacacctcgggagttataggccttcaaagttggctcttaaatttttaaaaagttcaatatcttcgtaatacattaagctagaaaaaccaaatttggtaaaCGTTATGAATAGggtataaagttatttgacgacaaggttttctccatcttttctccatcacctttcattcttgagttatgatcgattttaacaccaaaagtacccaattttgacattttgaggattttctctttatcactagaaaatcattacatctaaacaaaatctgtatgtatgtatgtatgtaggaaaGCGGAGGGTATGCTACGCACACAGCACCTAGGCCCCAACGGGCCCCTTGTACATCCTCCTACACTGTCTCCggctacatcaaccagcctaaggaatttccgaaggctaggatacagctcagaggtgtgttcctgatgccatctgtggtcggccattcctctccgaagtctctcattctgaggtcttgcagagtggggcattcacacaagatgtgtcggaccgtctcctcgctctctttacagaggcgacagagaggactaacagcaagcttaaggttataaagatgcttgtttaccttacagtgacccgtgacgagtcccgttacagttcgtagagcgtttctaccaagccttacgaaagacaaggctgcctctgctgaaggataatgtaatacttccttagacagatggcaacccttaaccctatcccaccagttcatgaactttttgtgggtaaaatctttaattatctcaatctgaGTTGATAAGGACGGTTCAGGCGAACATGGCGCTCGCTTGGCAGTCCTTTTGGCAAGCCTATCAGCGTGCTTGTTACCTGAACAAGTCGAGTGTCCTTTTATCCATTGAAGTATGACACAGTTATGCACTGCGGCCTTCTCCAATGTCAGATGACAACCCATAACAAGTCCTGaggtaattgttattctactcagggctaaaatagcttgtctactgtcagtataaattgtaaaagtcttaCCTACCAAGTTGGATCTGACAATAACGTCAGCGGCAAGTTGTATGGCGATTAACTCCGCCTGTATGACGGTGGTACTTATACCTAAAGGTTCAGATACGTGGAGTCGGAGATCGTACGAGAAGACTCCGGCTCCAGCTCCTTCCCGTCtctttgaaccatcagtgtagattttaaggctgttttttacctctacttctgtggagcttgggtgggtgagatatttcttcgtaaaaatgtgttgtaggGGTGTAAAGTCCGTTACACACTCCAGAATTGGTGAGTAATCCACCATTTCATTCCAGAGATTGgcatttttactatttctcTCACCCATTAGAATTCCTGCTGCTCGCAGTCGAGTCATGGTCACCAATGCCACCTCTTGGATGAACAAATGAAGTGGCGTTaggtttaacatgttttccatggctgcagtgggggtagtccgcagcgcacctgtaacatacaAACACGCAAGTCTCTGTACTTTATTAAGTGCAGTAGTGGATGTAGACTGTAGGGTCTTTGACCACCATACTACTGCACCATAAGTAAGCATAGGTCAGATTACAGCCGTGTAAATCCAGAGGGCATTTCTGGGTGACAAACCCCATGTCTTACCTATAGCCCTCCGGCATTGACCGAATGCAACGTAcgctttttttattctattatctaggtgggctctccatgtcattttattgtcaagtgtgatgcccagatatttaacttcttttgacAATACCAATGGAGTATCAGCAAGGGATGGCATTCTGGGATTGCCAACCTTCCTCATCCGTGTGAAAAGAATCAACTCTGTCTTCTTAGGATTCGCAGAGAGTCTTTGTTCGTCACACCAAGTCTCTATCAGTTTGAGAGCTACTTGCATCCTGTCAAACAGCACGTTTATATACTTGCCTTTGACGAGAATGGTTAAATCATCTGCGTAACCAACTGTGATAAAGTTGGGTTCGGCGAGGCGGTTCAAGAGGCTATCCAGGGTGAGGTTCCACAAAAGTGGGGATAGTACACCCCCTTGTGGACAGCCTCGAGTAACTCCTCCTTGAAGACTGACATCGCCAGCCCTAAGCTTAACTATCCTATGTTTAAGAGTGTTCTCAATCCAACCACAAAGAGTCGGTGGAACATTATGCTCTAACAAGGCATCGTTAATACCAGAGaaagttgttttatcaa
Proteins encoded:
- the LOC139432153 gene encoding histone-lysine N-methyltransferase SETMAR-like yields the protein MNFSQEELIDMVYFLGAGERNPFLASRLYAQQFPERRHPRVEAFENLQERFERTGHVKYEKKDREKRTTREENELSVLLKVVENPHTSTRKISNELNVSQTSVSRILRKYKFHPYHIQLVQELDATDFQKRLEFSEWALEKVQQEYNFFDYLLFSDEATFHKNGYVNRHNFHYYDTINPHFIRPVDHQHRWSVNVWAGIVGSCLIGPYFFEGNVNGESYWNFLENHLPALLGDVPLNVRQRMWFQHDGAPPHYSRIVRRHLDRIFVDRWVGRGGPVRWPPRSPDLTKLDFFLWGYVKSLVYEEPPTTKANMMNRIRDAFETINVNMLQNVNVSFLRRIETCVQQQGGYIEHLL